The Marinitoga litoralis genome segment CTAATTCTACATCAAAATATGTTTCTAATTCTTAATTATTTTTTTGTACATTTTTATTTTCCCTTTTTTTAACATTATTGTGTTGACTTTTACAAAAGAAGTTGTATATAAATCTTGTAGAACCAAAATGCTTATTTAATTTTTCTTTTTGTTCGTTCGTAGGGTAAATGCGAAATTTGTAAGTTTGAAGCATTTTTATCACTTCCTTGAGATTTTATATACTCTTTAAGAATTTCTAATGGAGCACCGCCCACTGTTAAAAGACAATAACTTTTAGACCAAAAAGCAGACTTCCAAAGTTTATATACATGAAATTCTTTTTTGATAATCCTTGATGAAGCATTTTATACGCATTAATGAACTTAGATAATTCAGAATTAGGTTGAGCAGAAAACAAACATAAAGAGTTCCATTTTTTTATACTTTTCGCTAATATATAAAAATATCTTTAAGCCTCATGAATGAATTAATTTTCCTATATTTTGTCACAACTACTAAAAATAATTCAATTAATGATTTGTTGCTAAAACTATTTTAAATCTACAATATATGTTATATTAACACTAATATTATAACATAAATGTACCAAAATTGCAAATTCATCTCCGCCTTATAGAAGACGGAGTATTCTTTGTGTGTTTTGATAAAGATATTACTATTATACATGAACCTCCATATGTTCCCAGTGAAGACTTTGTTTTTTATGTTGAAAAAAATTTAAAACGTTTCATCCTTGAATGGCTTATGATTAAAGGTCAAAATGTTTTTAAATTCGAATATTTAAAAAAATATTCTTTATACTTATTTGAAATGATAGGATACGATGATTTTAGAGCAAAAATAAAAGAAATACTTAAAGAATTAAAAGAAAAATATGATAATTCGGAATATCTTGAAGAAGAATTAGAAAAATATTTTAATAAATATTCTAAAGTAAATAGATTTGATGAATATCTGAAAAAACAAAAAGAATATATAGATTTAATTAAAACTCTGTAAGATATTTCCAATAACGTTTTGGCATAAATTGTCTTTGTAATTTAGGATTTAATCTTTCTCTTATTTCAGAACTTATAAAGTAATTTTTCCAAAAAATTTGATATTCATTTTCCAAATAAGATAAATTTTCTTCTTTTAAGTAGAAATTTTGTTTATTATTAACAACTTCAAATAATTCTATTTTCCCATTTTTGTATACTAGAGCTAAGTTTCGCCTTAAATCGTGAATAACCCAATTTTCATTTTTTAATCTATCTTTAAAATGAGAAGATAATAATGTTATTATATTATGATCAGGCTCAAATGGTGCATATAATGTATTATCCTTTAATTCTCTAAAGCGTAATAACCCTTTGAATTTATGTGTTTCATTAAGAACTTTATGAATGGCATTTTTAACATTTAAAACATAATCTTTATCTATATAAAATTCTGCATTCTCATTTAATTTAATAGATAAATTAAAATATTTTATAATATCAACTTCAATATTTTCAATTTCAGAAAGATATGCCAAATAAATATTTCTTAATACATCTTTACTTAATTTGTGTATAATAAAAGCTATGACAATACGAGATTTTTCATAATCTGTTTTAATACTATCCATTAAATTAAAGATGGTTGGATTATGATTTTTAAAAATTATATCAGGTATTTTTCTCATATTATAGCAATAATAAATCAAACTTAAAAAGCCTGGAAATGTTCCGTCATATGTGTAAATATTCATAATTACACCACCTTTTGAATAGCAGTTAATGGAAATAACGGAATTTGACGCTCCTTATTTTTCACTATTTCTTCTTTTATTATTTCAGGGGTTAGAAAAAGGTTTGAATAATATTTTCCTTTACATGTTATAAAATATTTTGCTCTTTTTAAAACTACACCTATTTTTTTTAACTCATCAAAGGTTATAGGAGCATATTTCCTTGATTTTAGTATAGTTAAAGCAGACTTAATACCTATGCCAGGTACTCTTAATAACATTTCATATGATGCTTTATTTATTTCTACTGGAAACAAATGGAAATTTCTTAATGCCCATGAAGTTTTTGGATCAATTTCTTCATCTAAAAATGGGGTCTTTTCATTAAGAATTTCATTAGCAGAAAAATTATAAAATCTTAATAACCAATCTGCTTGGTATAATCTATTTTCCCTTCTCAATGGTGGTTTTATATTTGGTAAATTTGGATCATTATTTACTTTAATAAAAGCTGAATAATATACCCTTTTCATATTAAATTTCCTATACATACCTTCTGCCAATTTTAAAATTTGAAAATCACTCTCAGGTGATGCTCCAACAATCAATTGTGTGGTATGACCCGCCGGTACAAATATTGGTGCTTTTTTATATTTTCTTCTTTCTTCTATATTAGCTAAAGTATTTTGACCTAAAAAACTCATGGGTTTGATTATATTTTCTTTCTTCTTCTGTGGTGCAAGTTTTTTCAAACTTTTTTCACTAGGTAATTCAATATTTACACTTAATCTATCAGCATAAAATCCTGCTTCATTAATTAATTTAATATCTGCTCCTGGTATAACTTTCAAATGAATATATCCATTAAAATTCTCTTCCAATCTAAGTTTTTTTACTACTTTTAACATTTGTTCCATGGTGTAATTAGGATCCTTTATAATAGCCGAACTTAAAAATAAACCTTCAATATAATTTCTTTTATAGAAATTAATTGTTAGATTAACTATTTCATCAACTGTAAAGGTAGCTCTCTTTATATTATTACTTGCTCTATTAATGCAATATGCACAATCATATATACAAGCATTTGAATATAATATTTTAAGCAAAGAAATACATCTACCATTTGATGTCCAAGTGTGACATATACCACTACTAACAGTATTTCCTAATCCTGTTTTTGAGTTTTTTCTTTCGCTGCCACTTGAAGAACATGAAACATCATATTTCGCCGATGATGAAAGTATTATTATTTTTTCTGATATATCCATAATATCACCCACTTTGTGGATATTTTGATAAGCATTACTACCTTTTAGTATACTACATATTTGTATAAAAATCAATATGTTTGTGTTAATTTTTATACAATATATAAAAAATATATATATCAATATTGACATTTTGTCAATATTGATATATAATAAATAGTGGAGGTAATAGAATGAGAGGAAAATGTAAAAAATTCAAAGGAGCTATGTTATTGGATGCTTATATTCTACTTTTTTTAAGAGATGAACCTAATCATGGATATAATTTAGTTCAAAAATTAAATGATTGTGGATTTCAAATAAACGAACCAACAATAGTGTATAGACAATTAAAGCAACTGGAAAATATGAATTATATATACTCTAAAATTTTTCCAAGCGAAGAAGGACCACCCAAAAAAGTATTTTACATTACTAAATTAGGTATTTTATATTTAGAAGAAATATCAAATTTGATTAAGGAAAGAATAAACATTTTAAACAAATTTATAAATGAATATGAAAGGAGTGGAAAAAATGAAAATAGCAATTCCGTTAATTGAAAATTTAGGTAAAGATTCAAGAATAAGTGAACATTTTGGAAGAGCTCCATATTTTGGATTAATTGAATACAAAGATAATGGAGATTACGATTTAGAAATAATAGAAAACCCCTTAGTTATTCATCAACCTGGAGAAGTTCCTACATTCATGAAAAATAATGGCGTAAATCTAGTTATTGCAAGAGGTATGGGAGAGAGAGGGTATTTAATTTTAAAAAAATTTGGAATAAATGTAATCAGAGGTGCTAATGGTACTGTAGATGAAATTATGAAATTATTTAAAGAAGATAAATTAAAAGATGTAGAATTTCACAATCACGATCACCATCACCACCATCACTAAAAAAGAATCCCTTGACGGGATTCTTTTTTTAAGGCACCTTATAACCTAATGATGCAGTATATATAGCATACCATTGTTCTTTATTTAATTTTATATCTAAAGCTCTGACAGCATTTTTCAATCTATGGATTTTACCACTTCCAGAAATAGGGAATATACCTAATGGATGGCTTAATAACCATGAATATACTACAATATCTAATTCTTCAATATTTAAATCTTTTGCTACTAATTTTAATGCTCTATTAATTCTTTCAGATTTATCATCATCAGGATTAAACAATTTTCCACCAGCTAAAGGAGACCATGCCATAGGGTTAATTTTTTTCTCCATCAAAAAATAAATATTATCATTATAAAAATGTTCTAAAGAATAAGGGGAAATTTCTATTTGGTTTGTAATTAATTGCATACTTAATCTCGATTGTAGTGTTTTGAACTGTTGTGGAGTAAAATTAGATACACCAAAATGTAAAACTTTTCCTGATTTATGCAATTCGTAAAAAGCTTCAGCTATTTCATCAGGGTTCATTAAAGGATCAGGTCTATGAATCAAAAATAAATCAATATAATCTGTATTCAAGTTTTTTAAAGATTCTTCAACTGAATATATAATATATTCTTTACTTGTATCATAGTATTTTTTTACCAAAACATTATCATTATGATTATATCTTATATCACATTTGGTAATTAATTGTATTTTTTTTCTTAGTGATTTATTTTTTTTCAAAACTTCTCCGAAAATAGATTCACATAGGTGATTACCCCCATAAATATCAGCATGGTCAAATGTTGTAACTCCTAAATCAATTGCTTCTAAAATAAAATTTTCTAATTCTTCAATTGTCATATTCCAATTGTTTAATCTCATCATTCCCTGAACTATTCTAGACATCTTAAAGTTACTATTAGAAACAGTAGTCAACATAAAAAAACCTCCTAAAAATATTATTCAAATAATTTATAATCATTTTTAAATGGAATTATATTTTCTATTGAATTATATGATATATTACCAACGCTTTTATTTACTTCATAATATTCTAAATCATCTATGGGTTTTAGAACATTCATTAAATTATCAATGTTATTATCTTCTAACCACAATTTAGCATTTTTATAATCTAAAATTGCTGGCATTCTATCATGTATATTTTTTATTTTTTCATTAGAATTAACGGTAATAATTGAGCAGGTATGTATAATATTCCCATTATAATTCCATAATTTATATATTCCAGCAAAATACATTATTTTATTGTTTTTTAATTTGAAATAATATGGTATTTTACTTCTTCCTTCATTTTTCCATTCATAGAACCCAGAAGCTAAAATTAAACATCGGTAATTTTTTAAAGATTTTATATACATATCTTTTTCTAAAAGACTTTCTTTCCTGGAATTGATTATATAAAAAACATTTTTTGATCCAATTTTTTTAGGAATTAATCCCCATATAAATTTCTGAATATAAAATTTATCTTTTTTCTTTATTATTCCTAATATTTCTCTTTCAGGAGAAATATTATAATCTTCTCTAAAATCAAAAGTATTTAAATTTTCAATTTTAAACTCTAAATCTTCTTTTTTAATAAAAAATGTATATCTACCGCACATTTTTTTCACCGAAAATACATATATTTTTAAAAAAACAATTTTGACATAACGGATTTTTTTTACAATATTTTTTAGAATGTTCAACTATTAATCCGTGATAGTTTTTATACAACATAATATCTTTTGGAATATTAATTTCAAAAAATTTCTGATATTCATCATAATCATTTTTTAAATTTATTCCTAATCTAGAAATCAATCTTTTGGTATAAGCATCAATAACAAAAAACATTTTATCAAAAGCATATAATAATATAGAGTCAGCTGTTTCTTTCCCTATTCCTTTTATATTCAATAATTCATTTCTTAGTTCTAGTTTTTCTTTTTGTTTAACTTTATCAAAAGAAAAATTGTATTTTTTAAACCACTCCAATAAATTTTTTAAATACCTTGCTTTAACCGTATAAAATCCTGATGGTTTAATTAATTCTTCCAATTTATTAATAGGTAAAGAATATAATAATTCAGGAGCTAATAAATTATTATTTTTTAAATTTGATAAAGATTTTTCAACATTATTCCAATTTGTATTTTGTGTTAATAATGCGCCTATCATTATTTCAAATTCATTTTCTCCAGGCCACCATCCGTTAGGAATATCAAAGTTTTCATATAATATTTCATATATTTTCATTAAATCAATATACATTATTTGGTGGGACTTCTCCTTTCAAAGCTGCTATAACATTATCAGCAACCATTTCTGCCATTTTATCTCTTGTTTCAAAGGTTGCACTTCCTGTATGTGGTGTCAACACAACGTTATCTAATTCAAGTAATTCTTGAGGTATTTTGGGTTCTTCTTCATATACATCTAACCCTGCACCTGCTATTTTTCTTTCTTTCAAGTATTTTATTAAAACTTTTTCGTTTATTACAGGACCTCTTGCAGTATTAATAATAATCACATTTGGTTTCATCATTGAAAATTCTTTTTCATCTAATAAATGGTATGTTTCATCTGTTAATGGGGTATGTAGAGATATATAATCAGAATTTTTTACAATTTCTTCTAATGATGCATATTTTACTCCTAATTCTTTTTCTTCTATTTCAGATAATCTATTTCTTTTATAATACAGCACGTTCATTTCAAAACCCTTTGCTCTTTTAGCCATTTCTTTTCCTATTCTTCCCATTCCAATAATACCTAAAGTTTTACCTTTTATATCATAACCTAAAAACAATTTTGGTCTCCAGCCAACGAAATTACCCTCTCTTACAAACTTATCACTTTCAACTATTTTTCTAGCTACAGCAAATAATAATGCCCAAGCCAAATCAGCAGTAGCATCACTTAAAACACCTGGAGTATTTGTAACAAATATACCTGCTTCTTTAGCTGATTCAACATCAATATTGTTATACCCAACAGCATAATTAGAAATAACTTTTAATTTTCCTTTTCCTGCATCAATTACTTCTTTATCAATTTTATCGCTTAACAATGTGATCAAAGCATCATTATTTTTAGCTAATTCAATTATTTCATCATGAGTTAATGTTCTATCCTCTTTATTTATCCAAAGTTCAAAACCTGCTTCTTTCAATTTTTTTTCTGCAATTTCTGGAATTTCGTATGTAAAAGCAACTTTTTGCATAACACACCTCCAATATTAATTTAAGTATTAATACAATTATATTATATCAAATTAATATAACAAAAATAAATAACATAATAAAAAGGTCAGCATAGCGCTGACCTAATGGTGCCGAGGGCGGGACTTGAACCCGCACGAGGTTTCACCCTCAGTGGATTTTGAGTCCACCGCGTCTGCCAATTCCACCACCTCGGCAAAACCAAAAATATTATACCATTAAAAGTACTATTAGTCAAGTATAAAATTTAAATTATTCTATATATATTTTTACAATATCTCCATCTTCTGAATCCACATCTACAATTGTTTCTCCTTCAAACTCATCAAAATTTATATTGTCTATAGCTTCTATTATTTGATCTATTTGTTCTTTGCTCATATTTGTTCCTTGTTGTGATAATCCTAAAGGAATCATTGCCTTAGCCATTTTAATTAAACCTAAAGGAATTCTTACGTTTACTTTATCACCATCAGCTGAATTAACTTTAATCACTAGTTTTCTTTTGGTATTATTATTTTTTACTTCTTTTACTTCTGTATCAAAAAATGCTTCTATCAAATCAGCAGCTTCTTCTACTTCAATTTTATCTTCTTTAACCATATTTAATACCCTTATCAATTCTTCCCTCATCATTTTTCCCCCTTTAATGATTTTAATTTTTTGATAGCTTCTTTAGGCTCAATTAATCCTTTTTCTAAATCTTCTATTATCTTTCTTTTTTTATTATTTTCCTCGATACTTTCATCTTTAGATGCTTCATCC includes the following:
- a CDS encoding TIGR03915 family putative DNA repair protein, giving the protein MNIYTYDGTFPGFLSLIYYCYNMRKIPDIIFKNHNPTIFNLMDSIKTDYEKSRIVIAFIIHKLSKDVLRNIYLAYLSEIENIEVDIIKYFNLSIKLNENAEFYIDKDYVLNVKNAIHKVLNETHKFKGLLRFRELKDNTLYAPFEPDHNIITLLSSHFKDRLKNENWVIHDLRRNLALVYKNGKIELFEVVNNKQNFYLKEENLSYLENEYQIFWKNYFISSEIRERLNPKLQRQFMPKRYWKYLTEF
- a CDS encoding putative DNA modification/repair radical SAM protein encodes the protein MDISEKIIILSSSAKYDVSCSSSGSERKNSKTGLGNTVSSGICHTWTSNGRCISLLKILYSNACIYDCAYCINRASNNIKRATFTVDEIVNLTINFYKRNYIEGLFLSSAIIKDPNYTMEQMLKVVKKLRLEENFNGYIHLKVIPGADIKLINEAGFYADRLSVNIELPSEKSLKKLAPQKKKENIIKPMSFLGQNTLANIEERRKYKKAPIFVPAGHTTQLIVGASPESDFQILKLAEGMYRKFNMKRVYYSAFIKVNNDPNLPNIKPPLRRENRLYQADWLLRFYNFSANEILNEKTPFLDEEIDPKTSWALRNFHLFPVEINKASYEMLLRVPGIGIKSALTILKSRKYAPITFDELKKIGVVLKRAKYFITCKGKYYSNLFLTPEIIKEEIVKNKERQIPLFPLTAIQKVV
- a CDS encoding helix-turn-helix transcriptional regulator, with amino-acid sequence MRGKCKKFKGAMLLDAYILLFLRDEPNHGYNLVQKLNDCGFQINEPTIVYRQLKQLENMNYIYSKIFPSEEGPPKKVFYITKLGILYLEEISNLIKERINILNKFINEYERSGKNENSNSVN
- a CDS encoding NifB/NifX family molybdenum-iron cluster-binding protein — protein: MKIAIPLIENLGKDSRISEHFGRAPYFGLIEYKDNGDYDLEIIENPLVIHQPGEVPTFMKNNGVNLVIARGMGERGYLILKKFGINVIRGANGTVDEIMKLFKEDKLKDVEFHNHDHHHHHH
- a CDS encoding aldo/keto reductase, with the translated sequence MLTTVSNSNFKMSRIVQGMMRLNNWNMTIEELENFILEAIDLGVTTFDHADIYGGNHLCESIFGEVLKKNKSLRKKIQLITKCDIRYNHNDNVLVKKYYDTSKEYIIYSVEESLKNLNTDYIDLFLIHRPDPLMNPDEIAEAFYELHKSGKVLHFGVSNFTPQQFKTLQSRLSMQLITNQIEISPYSLEHFYNDNIYFLMEKKINPMAWSPLAGGKLFNPDDDKSERINRALKLVAKDLNIEELDIVVYSWLLSHPLGIFPISGSGKIHRLKNAVRALDIKLNKEQWYAIYTASLGYKVP
- a CDS encoding SOS response-associated peptidase; this encodes MCGRYTFFIKKEDLEFKIENLNTFDFREDYNISPEREILGIIKKKDKFYIQKFIWGLIPKKIGSKNVFYIINSRKESLLEKDMYIKSLKNYRCLILASGFYEWKNEGRSKIPYYFKLKNNKIMYFAGIYKLWNYNGNIIHTCSIITVNSNEKIKNIHDRMPAILDYKNAKLWLEDNNIDNLMNVLKPIDDLEYYEVNKSVGNISYNSIENIIPFKNDYKLFE
- a CDS encoding endonuclease III domain-containing protein, whose product is MYIDLMKIYEILYENFDIPNGWWPGENEFEIMIGALLTQNTNWNNVEKSLSNLKNNNLLAPELLYSLPINKLEELIKPSGFYTVKARYLKNLLEWFKKYNFSFDKVKQKEKLELRNELLNIKGIGKETADSILLYAFDKMFFVIDAYTKRLISRLGINLKNDYDEYQKFFEINIPKDIMLYKNYHGLIVEHSKKYCKKNPLCQNCFFKNICIFGEKNVR
- a CDS encoding 2-hydroxyacid dehydrogenase, which codes for MQKVAFTYEIPEIAEKKLKEAGFELWINKEDRTLTHDEIIELAKNNDALITLLSDKIDKEVIDAGKGKLKVISNYAVGYNNIDVESAKEAGIFVTNTPGVLSDATADLAWALLFAVARKIVESDKFVREGNFVGWRPKLFLGYDIKGKTLGIIGMGRIGKEMAKRAKGFEMNVLYYKRNRLSEIEEKELGVKYASLEEIVKNSDYISLHTPLTDETYHLLDEKEFSMMKPNVIIINTARGPVINEKVLIKYLKERKIAGAGLDVYEEEPKIPQELLELDNVVLTPHTGSATFETRDKMAEMVADNVIAALKGEVPPNNVY
- a CDS encoding SHOCT-like domain-containing protein encodes the protein MREELIRVLNMVKEDKIEVEEAADLIEAFFDTEVKEVKNNNTKRKLVIKVNSADGDKVNVRIPLGLIKMAKAMIPLGLSQQGTNMSKEQIDQIIEAIDNINFDEFEGETIVDVDSEDGDIVKIYIE